CTGATTATTAGAAGGGTATTAATCTAAAATTAGAATTTTCTAAAATTAAACATTAGAATTTTTAATGTTGGCTTTCTTGGTACTGGTTTTCTTGAAAATAATGGTTACAATCGTTCCTTTATTTTGTTCGGATTGAACTTGTATTTCACCATCGTGCATGCGAATTATTTTAGAAGCCAATGGAAGTCCCAAACCATAACCAATATATTTGGCCGCAATTTTTCCTCTAAAGAAAGGTTCGTACAAATGCGGAATATCTTCTGGTGGAATCCCAATTCCGATATCATTAATAGAAATCTTAATCGCTTCCTGATTCGCCGAAAGTGTTACAAAGACTTCGTTGTTATCTGAATATTTTACGCCATTGGTAATAATATTATTGATGGCAAGTTCTAAAAGTGGTTTATTGCATGGAATTAAAAGCAGATTAGAATCGTTTGGCGCAAAATTCAATTTGATACTCACACGGTTATCAGGAAAAATTTTATCCAAATCTGATTTTACATCCAATAATAGTTCATCAATTCGGGCAATGTCGAGAACTTGTTTATTTCCATCATAACCGGTTTGGGTTAGTTTTAATAAACTTTCTGTCAAATTCCCTAATCTTGATGCTTGGCTGTAAATATTCTGAAGAGATTCTACATATTCTTCTTTTTCACGTTCTTTTAAAAGCATAATTTCAGCTTCGGCAATAATCGTGGTTATAGGCGTTTTTAACTCGTGTGAAGCATTATTGATAAAATTGGCCTGAATCTCAAATGAAGTTTCAAGTCGGTCAAGCATATCATTAAACGTCTCGGTTAAATCTGAAATTTCATCGGCATTTTTTACTTCTGGAAGTCGGTTATGCAGATTTGAAGCACTGATTCGGTTTACTTCTTTTGTAATTCTGGCAACTGGATTAATCACACGTTTGGCTAGAAAACGTCCTAAGAAGAAAGCGAGCAGTATAAATCCAATTCCTCCAAATAATAATATTTTTACAATATAAACGGTTGTCGTCTTCCCTCTTCGGTCTCGGGCACCAACAATTACAATATATTTCTGATTGCTTTCTGTAAAAACCTGGCCTAAATAATATTTGCTGTTGACTTCGAAATAATCCTTTCCAGTTTTTAGAATATTGGTATAGAATTCATTCGGAAGATTAAGTTTTGTATTGTAATCAAAACT
This is a stretch of genomic DNA from Flavobacterium endoglycinae. It encodes these proteins:
- a CDS encoding sensor histidine kinase, with amino-acid sequence MDIRKRITFTYVALSTFSTLLLSVIVFVLFRENNRYHFLKRLEDRAKIVASIHFQNDPEKIKYYSNLKKNGLEELIEEEEYVLKINSANSFDYNTKLNLPNEFYTNILKTGKDYFEVNSKYYLGQVFTESNQKYIVIVGARDRRGKTTTVYIVKILLFGGIGFILLAFFLGRFLAKRVINPVARITKEVNRISASNLHNRLPEVKNADEISDLTETFNDMLDRLETSFEIQANFINNASHELKTPITTIIAEAEIMLLKEREKEEYVESLQNIYSQASRLGNLTESLLKLTQTGYDGNKQVLDIARIDELLLDVKSDLDKIFPDNRVSIKLNFAPNDSNLLLIPCNKPLLELAINNIITNGVKYSDNNEVFVTLSANQEAIKISINDIGIGIPPEDIPHLYEPFFRGKIAAKYIGYGLGLPLASKIIRMHDGEIQVQSEQNKGTIVTIIFKKTSTKKANIKNSNV